In a single window of the Niabella ginsenosidivorans genome:
- a CDS encoding phosphoketolase family protein encodes MQPLNEKIVETDLSQDLLLKMNAYWRAANYLSVGQIYLHDNPLLREPLKPEHIKKMLLGHWGTTPGQNFIYVHLNRVIKKYDLNMIYISGPGHGGPALVGNTYLEGTYSEIYPEITQNEEGLKKLFTQFSFPGGIPSHVSPECPGSMHEGGELGYSLSHAFGAVFDNPDLIVACVIGDGEAETGPLATAWHSNKFLNPLTDGVVLPVLHLNGYKIANPTLFARIGNDELEELFKGYGWKPYLIEGEKPMEVHAKMAGLLDQVIKEIQLIKTTARENPDISRPRWPMIILKTPKGWTGPKTVNGLPVEGTFRAHQVPITDPATNDRHLKQLEEWLKSYKPEELFDNNGKLLPELQELAPVGERRMGANPHANGGAVSYDLILPEFSEYALELKNRGQVGPGDTFVLGSFIKDVIQLNSTQKNFRLFGPDETLSNKLNAVFEVTNRQWEGATIATDEFLKKQGRVMEVLSEHQCEGWLEGYTLTGRHGLFNCYEAFIHIIDSMFNQHAKWLKVTAELDWRKKLPSLNILLASHVWRQDHNGFTHQDPGFIDHVVNKKASVVRVYLPPDANCLLSVMSHCLQSRHYVNVVVAGKHPSPQWLNMDEAIVHCTKGIGIWKWASNDEGTEPDVVMACAGDVPTLETLAAVSILRERLPGLKIRVINIVDLMRLQPESEHPHGLSDQDFDALFTKSKPVIFAFHAYPWLIHRLTYRRTNHHNIHVRGYKEEGTITTPFDMTVLNQLDRFDLVQDVLNRLPQLSDKAAYLKEEMKDKLIAHRRYITTYGIDMPEVRDWTWPRSY; translated from the coding sequence ATGCAACCGCTAAACGAAAAAATAGTTGAAACCGACCTATCGCAGGACTTACTATTAAAAATGAACGCCTACTGGCGCGCTGCCAACTACCTTTCGGTAGGACAGATTTATCTGCACGATAACCCTTTGCTGCGGGAGCCGTTAAAACCGGAGCATATTAAGAAGATGCTGCTGGGCCATTGGGGCACTACGCCCGGGCAGAATTTTATCTATGTGCACCTCAACCGCGTTATAAAAAAATATGACTTAAATATGATCTATATATCGGGACCCGGGCATGGCGGGCCGGCGTTGGTTGGTAACACTTATCTGGAGGGGACTTATAGCGAGATCTACCCGGAGATAACGCAGAATGAGGAAGGCCTGAAAAAATTATTTACCCAATTTTCATTTCCGGGCGGCATCCCCAGCCATGTATCGCCTGAATGCCCCGGTTCTATGCACGAAGGCGGAGAACTGGGCTATTCTTTAAGTCATGCATTTGGCGCCGTGTTCGACAATCCGGACCTGATAGTTGCCTGTGTAATTGGCGACGGAGAAGCAGAAACAGGCCCTCTGGCCACCGCCTGGCACTCCAACAAATTCCTCAATCCCCTTACAGATGGAGTTGTGCTGCCTGTATTGCATTTGAACGGATATAAAATAGCCAATCCTACTCTTTTTGCAAGGATCGGAAATGATGAACTGGAAGAGCTTTTTAAAGGTTACGGATGGAAACCCTACCTTATTGAAGGGGAAAAGCCGATGGAAGTACATGCAAAAATGGCCGGCCTGCTGGATCAGGTCATCAAAGAAATTCAGCTGATAAAGACCACGGCCCGGGAAAACCCTGATATCAGCAGACCGCGCTGGCCGATGATCATTCTTAAAACGCCAAAAGGCTGGACAGGCCCCAAAACAGTAAACGGGCTGCCGGTTGAGGGCACCTTCAGAGCGCACCAGGTACCTATAACGGATCCCGCTACCAATGACCGGCACCTTAAGCAACTGGAAGAGTGGCTGAAAAGCTATAAACCCGAAGAGCTGTTTGATAATAATGGAAAATTGCTGCCGGAATTGCAGGAGCTGGCCCCTGTTGGGGAGCGCAGAATGGGGGCCAATCCGCATGCGAATGGAGGCGCCGTTTCCTATGACCTGATACTGCCCGAATTTTCTGAGTATGCACTGGAATTGAAAAACCGCGGCCAGGTTGGCCCGGGCGATACATTTGTCCTGGGCAGTTTTATAAAAGATGTCATTCAACTGAACAGTACTCAGAAAAACTTTCGCTTGTTTGGTCCGGACGAAACCTTATCCAACAAGCTGAACGCAGTGTTTGAAGTTACCAACAGGCAATGGGAGGGAGCAACTATTGCTACAGATGAATTCCTGAAAAAACAGGGCCGGGTAATGGAAGTGCTCAGTGAGCACCAGTGCGAAGGGTGGCTGGAAGGTTATACCCTTACCGGGCGGCATGGCCTGTTCAATTGTTATGAGGCCTTTATTCATATTATAGACAGTATGTTCAACCAGCATGCCAAATGGCTGAAAGTAACAGCAGAACTGGACTGGCGCAAAAAACTGCCATCGCTGAATATACTGCTGGCGTCGCACGTATGGCGGCAGGACCATAACGGCTTTACGCACCAGGACCCGGGCTTTATTGATCACGTGGTAAACAAAAAAGCTTCTGTAGTACGGGTGTACCTTCCGCCGGATGCCAATTGCCTGTTATCTGTAATGAGCCATTGCCTGCAAAGCCGCCATTATGTGAATGTGGTAGTTGCCGGTAAGCACCCCTCCCCTCAATGGCTTAACATGGATGAAGCAATCGTACATTGCACAAAAGGCATCGGCATCTGGAAATGGGCCAGCAATGATGAAGGCACCGAGCCGGATGTGGTAATGGCCTGCGCCGGGGATGTGCCCACTTTGGAAACGCTGGCTGCTGTTTCCATTTTGAGGGAACGGTTGCCTGGTCTTAAAATACGTGTTATCAATATAGTGGACCTGATGCGCCTGCAACCTGAAAGCGAGCATCCGCACGGACTGAGCGATCAGGACTTTGACGCGCTTTTTACAAAAAGCAAACCGGTCATCTTTGCCTTCCACGCCTATCCATGGCTCATTCACCGGCTCACTTACAGGCGCACCAATCATCATAATATCCATGTAAGAGGCTATAAGGAAGAAGGTACCATTACTACTCCCTTCGACATGACGGTACTGAACCAACTGGACCGGTTTGACCTGGTGCAGGACGTGCTGAACCGCCTGCCACAGCTCAGCGATAAAGCCGCCTATTTAAAAGAAGAAATGAAAGACAAGCTGATAGCACACCGGCGTTATATTACTACATATGGGATTGATATGCCTGAAGTAAGAGACTGGACGTGGCCACGTTCTTACTAA
- a CDS encoding MarC family protein, with the protein MDSVNYKAILTVTFTLFAIIDIIGSIPILISIKNKVGGIREFRVTLISGSLMILFLFLGEPILNVLGLDVKSFAVAGSIVIFILGLEMVLGVEFFKSDDDVKAATLVPLAFPLIAGSGTLTTIMSLKANYKEVTILIAILLNLLVIYIVLKSLARLSKLLGQSGLIAIRKFFGVILLAIAIKIFASNAAGLFQHMQ; encoded by the coding sequence ATGGATTCAGTAAACTATAAGGCGATACTAACGGTAACATTTACCCTGTTTGCCATTATTGATATTATTGGTTCCATTCCCATTCTTATATCCATAAAAAACAAAGTAGGCGGCATCAGGGAGTTCAGGGTCACGCTGATCTCCGGGTCGCTGATGATCCTGTTCCTGTTTTTGGGCGAGCCCATCCTGAACGTGCTGGGTCTTGATGTAAAATCCTTTGCCGTTGCAGGCTCCATTGTTATTTTTATCCTGGGACTGGAGATGGTGCTGGGCGTTGAATTCTTTAAATCGGATGACGATGTAAAAGCAGCTACCCTGGTGCCCCTGGCTTTTCCGCTGATTGCCGGCTCCGGAACGCTTACGACTATTATGTCCTTAAAAGCCAATTACAAGGAAGTGACCATTTTAATTGCCATTCTTTTGAATCTGCTGGTGATTTACATCGTATTGAAATCCCTTGCCCGGCTGTCAAAATTATTAGGGCAAAGCGGATTAATAGCCATAAGAAAATTTTTTGGCGTAATATTGCTGGCTATTGCAATAAAAATATTTGCATCCAACGCAGCCGGTTTGTTCCAGCATATGCAGTAA
- a CDS encoding VOC family protein yields the protein MDLISTRIITADVKKLISFYEQITGQKAIQYTPDFAELRTTVATLAIGSTRTLQFFGGEGVAGAAQNRTVIIEFRVKDVEEVYSRLKEFLAAYLVQPPTQMPWGNRSLLFRDPDGNLVNFFTPVTTEAIQRSGGDKGA from the coding sequence ATGGATCTTATTTCTACCAGGATCATCACAGCGGATGTTAAAAAGCTTATCTCTTTTTACGAGCAGATTACCGGGCAAAAAGCCATTCAGTATACGCCGGATTTTGCAGAGCTCCGTACAACTGTTGCCACCCTGGCAATAGGCAGCACCAGAACCCTGCAGTTCTTTGGCGGAGAGGGCGTGGCCGGTGCCGCGCAAAACCGCACTGTCATTATTGAATTCCGCGTTAAGGATGTTGAGGAAGTGTACAGCCGGTTAAAGGAGTTTCTTGCCGCATATCTTGTGCAGCCACCTACCCAAATGCCCTGGGGCAACCGGTCCCTTTTGTTCCGGGATCCGGATGGCAATCTTGTTAATTTCTTTACGCCTGTTACAACAGAAGCGATACAACGATCTGGTGGTGATAAAGGTGCTTAA
- the ku gene encoding non-homologous end joining protein Ku has translation MKAIWTGAIGFGLVNIPVKLYTATEESSLDLDMLDKKDLSNIRFKRVNEHTGKEVAWENIVKGYNYDGKYIVLNEEDFEKASPEKSQLLSIDQFVKMEEIDSIYFETPYYIEPQKGGEAAYNLLREALKKTGMAGLGTFVMRGREVLGILRPFNELLLFQRMRYSQEIRNTDELKIPKGSVKPAELKMAVALIAQLEQPFDISAYKDDYTAALMKIIQSKAKGKKTAAPSKMHVAYSKTRDLMEQLKASLSASKGKKIS, from the coding sequence ATGAAAGCTATATGGACAGGAGCAATCGGGTTTGGGCTTGTAAACATCCCTGTAAAACTGTACACGGCTACGGAAGAAAGCAGCCTGGACCTGGATATGCTGGATAAAAAGGACCTGAGCAATATCCGGTTTAAAAGGGTGAACGAACATACCGGGAAGGAAGTAGCCTGGGAAAATATTGTGAAAGGCTATAATTACGACGGCAAATATATTGTGCTGAATGAAGAGGACTTCGAAAAGGCAAGCCCGGAAAAATCGCAGCTGTTGTCTATTGACCAGTTTGTAAAGATGGAAGAGATCGACAGCATCTATTTTGAAACCCCTTATTATATAGAGCCGCAAAAAGGAGGAGAAGCGGCCTATAACCTGCTGCGGGAGGCGCTGAAAAAGACGGGCATGGCCGGTTTGGGCACATTTGTGATGCGTGGCAGGGAGGTGTTAGGCATCCTCCGTCCTTTCAATGAGTTGTTGCTCTTTCAGCGGATGAGGTACAGCCAGGAGATCCGGAACACGGATGAACTGAAGATCCCCAAAGGATCCGTAAAGCCTGCCGAACTGAAAATGGCGGTAGCATTAATTGCCCAGCTTGAGCAGCCGTTTGACATCAGTGCCTATAAAGACGATTATACGGCTGCCCTGATGAAGATCATTCAGTCAAAAGCAAAGGGCAAAAAAACAGCAGCCCCGTCAAAAATGCATGTGGCTTACAGTAAAACCCGGGATCTGATGGAGCAGTTAAAAGCAAGTTTGTCCGCATCAAAAGGTAAAAAAATCTCCTGA
- the ligD gene encoding DNA ligase D, with the protein MATLKKYKEKRNFGQTREPKAKIQSARSTQLRFVVQRHAATRLHYDFRLEMEGVLKSWAVPKGPSMNPADKRLAMMVEDHPYDYRTFEGTIPEGNYGAGEVEIWDEGTYEALQKESRKKEETVLLEELKNGSLKFILHGKKLKGEFALVRMKTAQDSNAWLLIKHRDAFATSEKYDAEALTAKTSRVTKAVENKKTEKKNPGKKIRINNTVPDLSGTRKYTRYIKPMLASLKKDNQPFSDKDWVFEIKWDGYRAIAELTDHFRLYSRNGLNFEKRYAPVAEALKKQQHEMILDGEIVAYNDKGMPNFQALQLYQEQPGTPLVYQVFDLLYLNGHSTELLTLLERKELLKKALKQNDIIKYCDHVVQDGTRFFKELVKADLEGMIAKKADSTYTEGRRSTEWLKIKYHNIEEVVIAGYTAPRGSRSKFGALILGRYKEGRLLYAGHTGTGFNEVSLQELFKKMQPLVISKSPFAIAPKTNMPATWLRPKLVGVIKYSELTKDGIFRHPVFEGLREDKPAKEVVITPNTINMPASKTTPEKQESKPRTAPAAKGNAQDQTVKLNGHEVKLTHQQKIYWPEEGYTKGDLIGYYNNIYRFILPYLKSRPESMNRFPNGIAGESFYQKDIGASVPDWLHTVPVFSESNQKEIHYVVCNDRASLLYLANLGCIEFNPWNSTVQKLDFPTYMIIDIDPSEKNNFDQVIDTALAAKQVLDECGAVSYCKTSGASGMHVHVPLNNQYSYDQVKDFAHLIAIKITELLPDSTTLERNLKKRGNRKIYVDYLQNRKGQTIASAYSVRPKPGATVSTPLHWKEVKKGLHPAQFTMQTLPKRLEKLGDLFKPVLGKGINMLKCIEQIR; encoded by the coding sequence ATGGCAACCCTGAAGAAATATAAAGAAAAGAGGAACTTTGGACAGACCCGGGAGCCCAAAGCAAAGATACAATCAGCCCGGAGCACCCAGCTGCGTTTTGTAGTACAGCGCCATGCGGCTACCCGGCTGCACTATGATTTCCGTCTGGAAATGGAGGGAGTGCTCAAAAGCTGGGCTGTGCCTAAAGGGCCATCTATGAATCCGGCAGACAAACGGCTGGCCATGATGGTAGAAGATCATCCTTATGACTACCGCACCTTTGAAGGAACCATTCCGGAAGGGAATTATGGCGCCGGCGAAGTGGAAATCTGGGATGAGGGCACTTATGAAGCGTTGCAGAAAGAATCCCGGAAAAAAGAGGAGACCGTTTTACTGGAAGAATTAAAAAACGGATCGCTTAAATTCATCCTGCATGGCAAAAAGCTGAAGGGTGAATTTGCACTGGTACGCATGAAAACCGCACAGGACAGTAATGCCTGGCTGCTGATCAAGCACAGGGATGCATTCGCTACCAGTGAAAAATATGATGCAGAAGCTCTTACGGCAAAAACCTCCAGAGTAACAAAGGCAGTCGAGAATAAAAAGACTGAAAAAAAAAATCCAGGAAAAAAGATCCGGATAAATAACACGGTACCAGATCTTTCCGGTACCCGTAAATATACCCGGTATATAAAACCGATGCTGGCCAGCCTCAAAAAAGATAACCAGCCTTTTTCAGATAAAGACTGGGTCTTTGAGATCAAATGGGACGGATACCGCGCCATAGCAGAACTAACGGATCACTTTCGCCTGTATTCCCGTAACGGCCTCAACTTTGAAAAACGCTATGCACCGGTTGCAGAAGCCTTGAAAAAGCAGCAGCATGAAATGATCCTGGACGGAGAAATTGTAGCTTATAATGATAAAGGAATGCCCAACTTTCAGGCCCTGCAACTCTACCAGGAACAGCCCGGTACTCCTTTGGTGTATCAGGTATTTGATCTTTTATATCTGAACGGGCACAGTACCGAGTTGCTTACACTGCTGGAAAGAAAAGAGCTGCTGAAAAAGGCGCTTAAGCAAAATGATATTATAAAATACTGCGATCATGTGGTACAGGACGGAACCCGTTTTTTTAAAGAACTGGTGAAGGCAGATCTTGAAGGAATGATTGCTAAAAAAGCAGATAGTACCTATACGGAAGGAAGGCGCAGTACCGAATGGCTGAAAATAAAATATCATAACATAGAAGAAGTAGTTATTGCAGGATATACCGCACCCAGGGGCAGCCGCAGCAAATTTGGTGCTTTGATCCTGGGCAGGTATAAGGAAGGCCGTCTCCTGTATGCCGGCCATACCGGAACAGGGTTTAACGAGGTCTCTTTACAGGAATTATTCAAAAAAATGCAGCCCCTGGTCATCAGTAAATCGCCCTTTGCAATTGCTCCAAAGACCAATATGCCCGCAACCTGGCTGCGACCCAAACTGGTAGGCGTTATTAAATATTCGGAACTGACCAAGGATGGCATTTTCCGGCACCCGGTCTTTGAAGGGCTGAGGGAAGATAAACCTGCGAAAGAAGTTGTTATTACCCCAAATACGATAAACATGCCAGCATCAAAAACGACTCCGGAAAAACAGGAAAGCAAACCGCGTACTGCCCCTGCTGCAAAGGGAAATGCGCAGGATCAGACAGTAAAACTGAACGGTCACGAAGTAAAGCTAACCCACCAGCAAAAAATTTACTGGCCGGAAGAGGGCTATACCAAGGGGGACCTGATCGGCTACTATAACAATATATACCGTTTTATACTGCCCTATCTTAAAAGCAGGCCGGAAAGTATGAACCGGTTCCCCAACGGGATTGCCGGGGAAAGCTTCTATCAGAAAGATATAGGAGCGTCGGTACCGGATTGGCTGCACACGGTTCCTGTCTTTTCTGAAAGTAATCAAAAAGAGATCCATTATGTTGTCTGTAATGACCGGGCTTCACTATTGTACCTGGCCAATCTGGGGTGCATTGAATTCAATCCCTGGAACAGCACCGTACAAAAACTGGACTTTCCTACCTATATGATTATTGACATCGACCCCTCAGAAAAAAACAATTTTGACCAGGTCATCGATACAGCACTTGCTGCAAAACAGGTGCTGGATGAATGCGGGGCTGTATCCTATTGCAAAACATCAGGTGCTTCGGGCATGCACGTGCATGTACCACTGAATAACCAATACAGTTACGATCAGGTAAAGGATTTTGCACATTTAATTGCCATTAAGATCACGGAATTATTACCGGACAGTACCACACTGGAGCGGAACCTGAAAAAAAGAGGCAACCGGAAAATATATGTTGATTATTTACAGAACCGGAAAGGCCAAACCATTGCCAGTGCCTATAGCGTACGTCCCAAACCGGGGGCAACAGTTTCCACTCCCTTACACTGGAAAGAAGTAAAAAAAGGCCTGCATCCTGCACAATTTACCATGCAAACCCTGCCTAAACGGCTGGAAAAGCTGGGAGACCTGTTCAAGCCGGTTTTAGGCAAAGGCATCAATATGCTAAAATGCATTGAACAGATCCGGTAA